A DNA window from Candidatus Sulfidibacterium hydrothermale contains the following coding sequences:
- a CDS encoding efflux RND transporter periplasmic adaptor subunit: protein MTKSRKKTIWYIVGGVILLLLIVLAVKKGKSTEAKRVAVEKVVRRNIIATISASGKIQPAKDVKISPYISGEVVALYVKEGDFVKKGQKLAKIDPKIYVSSYQQAEAALKTAEANRANAKARLAQTQAQFVKSKLDFERSQKLWKTQVISDADFDAARSSYLVAKAEVAAAEESYKASAFQVNSARAKLGEARENLNRTTIYAPNDGTVSKLNVEVGERVTGASQFSAGTEIMRIANLDVLEVNVEVNENDIVQVALNDTALIEVDAYLNRKFKGIVTEIATSANTTGVSADQVTNFDVKIRMLKSSYADLIKPKNPIPSPFRPGMSASVEIQTKRADHVLAVPIQAVTTRADSTGRMKTALEKREEKKAKKNADVVTKKTQEYVFLYEKGIAKLQKVKTGIQDNMYIEIKKGVKEGDEVITAPYRLVSKELKNGDKVKKVPKKELFVLKK, encoded by the coding sequence ATGACGAAATCCCGTAAAAAAACAATCTGGTACATCGTTGGCGGTGTAATTCTTTTGCTTCTTATCGTTTTAGCTGTTAAAAAAGGAAAGTCAACGGAAGCCAAACGGGTGGCTGTGGAAAAAGTAGTCCGCAGGAATATTATTGCTACCATTTCGGCCAGTGGAAAGATCCAGCCGGCTAAAGATGTGAAAATCAGTCCTTATATTTCCGGAGAAGTGGTCGCCCTTTATGTAAAGGAAGGCGATTTTGTAAAAAAAGGACAGAAACTGGCAAAGATCGACCCGAAGATTTACGTTTCCTCTTATCAACAGGCCGAAGCCGCATTGAAAACTGCCGAAGCCAATCGGGCCAATGCCAAAGCCCGGCTGGCACAAACCCAGGCGCAGTTTGTAAAAAGTAAACTTGATTTTGAACGGAGCCAAAAACTGTGGAAAACCCAGGTGATTTCCGATGCTGATTTTGATGCGGCCCGTTCGTCTTATCTTGTGGCCAAGGCAGAAGTGGCTGCAGCAGAAGAAAGTTATAAAGCCAGTGCTTTTCAGGTAAACAGTGCAAGAGCCAAACTGGGAGAAGCCCGTGAAAATTTAAACCGGACGACCATTTATGCCCCTAACGACGGGACGGTTTCCAAATTAAATGTGGAAGTGGGCGAACGGGTTACCGGAGCGTCGCAATTTTCGGCCGGTACCGAAATCATGCGCATTGCCAATCTGGATGTGTTGGAAGTGAATGTGGAAGTGAATGAAAATGATATTGTACAGGTGGCCCTGAATGATACGGCACTGATTGAAGTGGATGCTTATCTGAACCGGAAATTTAAAGGAATTGTTACTGAAATTGCCACTTCGGCCAACACCACCGGGGTGAGTGCCGACCAGGTGACCAATTTCGATGTGAAAATACGGATGCTGAAATCTTCGTATGCCGATTTGATCAAACCGAAAAATCCGATTCCGTCTCCGTTCCGTCCCGGAATGTCGGCTTCTGTCGAAATCCAGACCAAACGTGCTGACCATGTGCTGGCTGTTCCCATTCAGGCGGTGACCACCCGGGCCGATTCTACCGGCCGGATGAAAACAGCACTGGAAAAACGGGAAGAGAAAAAAGCAAAAAAGAATGCGGATGTCGTGACGAAAAAAACACAGGAATATGTTTTTTTGTATGAAAAAGGAATTGCCAAACTGCAAAAGGTGAAAACCGGTATTCAGGATAATATGTACATCGAGATTAAAAAAGGGGTGAAAGAAGGGGATGAAGTAATTACAGCGCCTTACCGGTTGGTATCCAAGGAGTTGAAAAATGGCGATAAAGTAAAAAAAGTACCCAAAAAAGAACTGTTCGTTCTGAAAAAATAA
- a CDS encoding TolC family protein, with amino-acid sequence MKKILFVISFFTFLLTGLNGMAQQPWSLEKCIHYAFQNNLQIKQSELSTESSKENLLQSKLNFLPTFNASVSQNTGWGRTVDMATYRYTDNKTNQAYGSVNASLILFNGMQNVNTLRQKEFEYLAKKYNSEKIRDNIALNIAAAYLQILYSIEQVNNAKRQVQISQKQIERTKKQVEAGTVARGNLLDIEAQGANDKVNLVNAQNKLMLAYLDLMQILDIKGNTKFDIEKPNLQITQKPNLLPVQSIYSKALEIMPQIKSAEYSVKAASQALKVAKGRRSPTLSLNSSYGNNYSDQIRVSNNPLDPGFYETKPFWDQMRDNRNITLGFRLTIPILNGFQVANMIKQSKISLENANLSLEMEKNTLRKNIEQAYADALAAYQTYIARQKSLVSLRESFKYAQQKFNVGMVNSTDFDIAKVKLYNAESDMLAAKYDYIFKTKILDFYLGRSLSLKDMTVPGSVQTAGK; translated from the coding sequence ATGAAAAAGATATTGTTTGTCATTTCCTTTTTTACTTTTTTGCTGACAGGATTGAACGGAATGGCCCAGCAGCCATGGTCGTTAGAAAAATGTATTCATTATGCTTTTCAAAATAACCTGCAAATCAAACAGAGTGAGTTGTCTACCGAGTCGTCCAAAGAAAACCTGTTGCAAAGTAAGCTGAACTTTTTACCCACATTTAATGCCAGCGTTTCGCAAAATACCGGGTGGGGAAGAACGGTGGACATGGCAACGTATCGTTATACCGACAACAAAACCAACCAGGCTTACGGATCGGTCAATGCCAGCCTGATCCTGTTTAACGGAATGCAGAACGTCAATACGTTGCGGCAAAAAGAATTTGAATACCTGGCCAAAAAATACAATTCAGAAAAGATCAGGGATAACATTGCACTGAATATTGCGGCTGCCTATCTGCAAATTCTTTACAGCATTGAACAGGTGAATAATGCCAAACGACAGGTACAGATCAGCCAAAAGCAGATTGAACGAACCAAAAAACAGGTGGAAGCCGGAACCGTAGCCCGCGGAAATCTCTTGGATATTGAAGCGCAGGGAGCCAACGATAAAGTGAATTTGGTGAATGCCCAAAACAAACTGATGCTGGCTTATCTTGATTTGATGCAGATTCTGGATATCAAAGGGAATACCAAATTTGATATTGAAAAACCCAATTTGCAGATTACACAAAAGCCCAACTTGTTACCGGTACAGTCTATTTACTCCAAAGCACTGGAAATTATGCCGCAGATCAAAAGTGCCGAATATTCGGTCAAGGCTGCCAGCCAAGCACTGAAAGTAGCCAAAGGACGGCGTAGCCCGACACTGTCGTTGAACTCTTCTTACGGAAACAATTATTCTGATCAGATTCGCGTGAGCAACAATCCGCTGGATCCGGGTTTTTACGAAACCAAACCTTTCTGGGACCAGATGAGAGATAACCGAAACATTACCCTGGGATTTCGTTTGACCATCCCCATTCTCAATGGTTTTCAGGTGGCCAACATGATTAAACAATCAAAAATCTCGTTGGAAAATGCCAACCTGTCTCTCGAGATGGAAAAGAATACTTTACGAAAAAATATCGAACAGGCTTATGCCGATGCGCTGGCTGCTTATCAAACTTATATTGCCCGCCAAAAATCATTGGTTTCTTTACGGGAGTCCTTTAAATACGCCCAGCAAAAGTTTAATGTGGGAATGGTTAATTCTACTGATTTTGACATTGCCAAGGTAAAATTGTACAATGCCGAATCGGACATGCTGGCGGCTAAATACGACTATATTTTTAAGACAAAGATTCTTGATTTTTATCTCGGACGCAGCCTTTCGCTGAAAGATATGACCGTGCCGGGTTCCGTGCAAACTGCTGGTAAATAA
- a CDS encoding LiaF transmembrane domain-containing protein, whose amino-acid sequence MEKNSRQPNQPQQGKLIIGGLLIFIGGLLMLSNLDVFDISITHYLFSWKSILIYIGLVMLASHSNKKPAYILIGIGAFFWLPEIFGYSVRFRDVFWPLVFIGLGFLLIYRQRPPQQVQYDENGNPVAGSNGYLNDISVFGGGIKIIQSKNFKGGNITAIMGGSEFDLRQVQFATNVAVIDVFTLFGGTKFIVPESWTVQSDAISILGGFTDKRAITMKVSDENVLVIKGLVMLGGIEIKSF is encoded by the coding sequence ATGGAAAAAAATTCCCGTCAGCCCAACCAACCGCAACAGGGCAAACTCATTATCGGCGGACTACTTATTTTTATTGGCGGGCTGCTCATGCTCTCTAACCTCGATGTTTTTGATATCAGCATAACCCATTATCTGTTCTCGTGGAAAAGCATTTTGATCTATATCGGATTGGTGATGCTGGCCAGCCACTCCAACAAAAAACCGGCGTATATTTTAATCGGGATCGGGGCTTTCTTTTGGTTGCCCGAAATTTTCGGTTATTCCGTACGTTTTCGTGATGTTTTTTGGCCATTGGTATTTATTGGTCTTGGTTTTTTACTGATTTACCGTCAACGTCCGCCCCAGCAAGTTCAGTATGACGAAAATGGTAATCCGGTTGCCGGCAGCAACGGATATCTGAATGATATTTCGGTGTTCGGCGGCGGAATAAAGATCATTCAATCGAAAAATTTCAAAGGCGGCAACATTACGGCCATCATGGGCGGATCAGAATTTGACCTGCGACAGGTTCAATTTGCCACCAATGTGGCGGTTATTGATGTTTTTACGCTTTTCGGCGGAACAAAATTCATTGTACCGGAAAGCTGGACGGTGCAGTCGGATGCCATTTCCATTCTGGGAGGCTTTACCGACAAACGAGCCATCACCATGAAAGTTTCCGACGAAAATGTTCTGGTCATCAAAGGGCTGGTCATGCTCGGGGGTATCGAAATAAAAAGCTTTTAA
- a CDS encoding TM2 domain-containing protein — protein sequence MKSKVAAYLLWFFLGFLSAHRFYLGKYGTAILYLFTGQLFGIGWIIDAFLINGMVEQYNLKTRVKRIETVWV from the coding sequence ATGAAATCAAAAGTAGCGGCCTATTTGCTATGGTTTTTTCTCGGGTTTTTGTCGGCCCACCGGTTTTATCTCGGAAAATACGGCACCGCCATCCTTTATCTGTTTACCGGTCAGCTGTTTGGTATCGGATGGATCATTGATGCCTTTCTGATCAACGGCATGGTAGAACAATACAATCTTAAAACGAGAGTAAAAAGAATAGAAACCGTTTGGGTATAA
- a CDS encoding sensor histidine kinase produces MLLNPLSKNKNYLLGYLSIWAVIIAVHTLILNFFYGINGSISLADSLVFNFSFMVAGYSLWYVIRFNLREKPSFIDMIFNHLLTAVVIIGLWLLLGYFSMKSLYGNHTDYLLFLKNSLAWRAVMGVFYYLLFIMFYYLILYYDDLQEKLKIESKLQNLVTQAELETLKSQINPHFLFNSLNSISSLTITNPGKAQEMVIKLSDFLRYSLSHDKNEKTPLQKEFENLKRYLEIEKVRFGKRLNFVYHIPENCYRYVIPNMILQPLIENSIKHGVYNSADEVQVEITCKEEKYDLVIEISNDYDPETIKPKGEGIGLRNIRKRLQLIYGRTDLLETKADKMVFTARLQLPKEQEDGK; encoded by the coding sequence ATGCTTTTAAACCCTTTATCAAAAAATAAGAATTATCTCCTTGGCTATCTTTCCATTTGGGCAGTCATCATTGCTGTTCACACCCTTATTTTAAATTTTTTTTACGGCATAAACGGTTCCATCAGTCTGGCCGATTCGTTGGTTTTCAACTTCAGTTTTATGGTGGCCGGATACAGCCTCTGGTACGTTATCCGGTTTAACCTTCGCGAAAAACCATCATTTATCGACATGATATTCAACCACTTGCTTACAGCAGTGGTCATTATCGGATTATGGTTGCTGCTGGGCTATTTTTCCATGAAAAGCCTGTACGGGAATCATACCGACTATCTTTTGTTCTTAAAAAATTCTTTGGCCTGGCGGGCCGTGATGGGCGTGTTTTACTACCTGCTTTTTATCATGTTTTATTACCTGATTCTTTACTACGACGACTTGCAGGAAAAACTGAAAATAGAAAGCAAGCTACAAAACCTGGTTACCCAAGCCGAGCTGGAAACGCTTAAATCGCAAATCAACCCGCACTTTTTATTTAACAGCCTGAATTCCATCAGCTCGCTCACCATCACCAATCCCGGAAAAGCTCAGGAGATGGTGATCAAGCTTTCCGATTTTCTGCGCTATTCGCTCAGCCACGATAAAAATGAAAAAACACCCCTTCAAAAGGAATTTGAAAACCTGAAACGTTATCTCGAAATCGAAAAAGTGCGTTTCGGTAAACGGCTGAATTTTGTTTATCACATTCCTGAAAATTGCTACCGATATGTTATTCCCAACATGATCTTACAGCCTCTTATCGAAAATTCCATTAAACACGGCGTGTACAACAGTGCCGACGAGGTACAGGTAGAAATTACCTGCAAAGAAGAAAAATATGATCTTGTTATCGAAATCAGTAATGACTACGATCCGGAAACCATCAAACCCAAAGGTGAGGGCATCGGATTAAGAAATATCCGGAAACGGCTGCAGTTAATATACGGCCGGACCGACTTACTGGAAACCAAAGCGGATAAAATGGTTTTCACCGCGCGCTTACAATTACCTAAAGAACAAGAAGATGGAAAATAA
- a CDS encoding LytR/AlgR family response regulator transcription factor, with the protein MENKILTIIIEDEQPARELLKAYLQSHKEVELVAECENGFDGVKAIAEYRPDLIFLDIQMPKLNGFEMLELLDEYPEIIFTTAYDEFALQAFELNAVDYLMKPFSKTRFDQALEKVFSRLKNKSQQNPVVEKLKEQVRETAGPQERFFVKTGNHIDVIATDEIIHVEAQDDYVEFHTVKGRFLKKETMAQLEKQLPPDRFLRVHRSHIIRLDQMEKLEKYGKESYMVVLKNGDRVQVSKSRIKKLKEKLGI; encoded by the coding sequence ATGGAAAATAAAATCCTGACCATTATCATCGAAGATGAACAACCGGCCCGCGAATTGCTCAAAGCTTACCTGCAATCGCACAAAGAGGTGGAGCTGGTGGCCGAATGTGAAAACGGTTTTGACGGGGTAAAAGCCATCGCCGAATACCGGCCCGACCTGATCTTTCTCGACATACAAATGCCCAAACTCAACGGTTTTGAAATGCTGGAACTGCTGGACGAATACCCCGAAATTATCTTCACCACGGCTTACGACGAATTTGCCCTGCAGGCATTTGAACTGAATGCTGTGGACTATCTGATGAAACCGTTTTCGAAAACCCGCTTTGATCAGGCGCTGGAAAAAGTTTTTTCCCGGTTAAAAAACAAATCGCAGCAAAATCCGGTTGTGGAAAAACTGAAAGAACAGGTGCGCGAAACAGCAGGACCTCAGGAACGGTTTTTTGTAAAAACAGGCAACCACATTGACGTCATTGCCACCGACGAAATCATTCATGTGGAAGCCCAGGACGATTATGTGGAATTTCACACGGTGAAAGGCCGTTTTTTGAAAAAAGAAACCATGGCTCAGCTGGAAAAACAACTGCCACCCGACCGGTTTCTGCGCGTCCACCGCTCGCACATTATCCGCCTCGACCAGATGGAAAAACTGGAAAAATACGGCAAAGAAAGTTACATGGTTGTCCTGAAAAACGGCGACCGGGTACAGGTAAGCAAAAGCCGCATCAAAAAGCTAAAAGAAAAGCTGGGGATTTGA
- a CDS encoding polyprenyl synthetase family protein, with translation MTNSHQKHSADELKAIFEDYLFTKGYEGFPKVLYEPALQIMKMKAKRIRPVLLLTACEAFGGDISEALDTACAIETYHNFTLVHDDIIDKADIRRNETTVHKAFGVNKAILTGDAMLLHAIHLINKAPRDKHFALMTAFEKVAAEVIEGEQYDVDFEDIPEVSLEEYMNMIRLKTSVLLAAALHMGAILGGASAEDQKNIYNFGEKLGLAFQIKDDYLDTFGDQKTFGKRIGGDILQNKKTYLLCLSLTKADDEQRRKIFDLFDEKDEEKKIAEMKAVYEALDVHKDTFAIMEKFYEEALASLKALSIGKEQSARLFELAESIYKRSF, from the coding sequence ATGACAAACTCACATCAAAAACATTCGGCAGACGAACTGAAAGCCATTTTTGAAGATTATCTTTTCACCAAAGGATATGAAGGATTCCCGAAGGTGTTGTATGAACCGGCTTTGCAGATCATGAAAATGAAAGCCAAACGGATTCGTCCGGTGCTGTTGCTGACCGCCTGCGAAGCTTTTGGCGGCGATATTTCCGAAGCCCTCGATACGGCCTGCGCCATTGAAACGTATCATAATTTTACGCTGGTGCACGATGATATTATTGACAAAGCCGATATCCGCCGTAACGAAACCACCGTTCACAAGGCTTTTGGCGTGAACAAAGCCATCCTTACCGGCGATGCCATGCTGCTGCATGCCATTCACCTGATTAACAAAGCGCCCCGCGATAAACATTTTGCTTTGATGACGGCTTTTGAAAAAGTAGCTGCCGAGGTGATTGAAGGAGAACAGTATGACGTGGATTTTGAAGATATTCCGGAAGTGTCGCTGGAGGAGTATATGAACATGATCCGGCTGAAAACATCGGTTTTGCTGGCGGCCGCATTGCATATGGGCGCCATTCTCGGTGGCGCATCGGCCGAAGACCAGAAAAACATCTATAATTTTGGGGAGAAACTCGGACTGGCTTTTCAGATAAAAGATGATTATCTCGATACGTTTGGCGACCAGAAAACTTTTGGAAAACGCATCGGCGGAGATATCCTGCAAAACAAAAAAACGTACCTGCTTTGTCTTTCGCTGACCAAAGCCGACGACGAACAACGCCGGAAAATTTTCGATCTTTTTGATGAAAAAGATGAAGAGAAGAAAATTGCGGAAATGAAAGCCGTTTATGAAGCCCTGGATGTGCACAAAGATACATTTGCCATCATGGAAAAATTTTACGAGGAAGCGCTGGCGTCGCTGAAAGCATTATCCATTGGGAAAGAACAAAGCGCGCGCCTTTTCGAGCTGGCCGAATCCATTTATAAAAGAAGTTTCTAA
- a CDS encoding GHMP family kinase ATP-binding protein has product MMKECKRFYSKILLFGEYALMAGSEALSIPYSKLEGAFAFQPQQQTTLDSNSHLKKYAAYLRQLSQKKHFSGKLDVAQFENDVNRGLVFNSNIPSGYGLGSSGALVAAVYDRYGRDKIPADDQLSNEKLAVLKQTMAEMESWFHGKSSGLDPLICYLQKAVKVESDNRLKIVDLPHFETSSGGAVFLLDTEMTGETQPLVRYFVKQCEDPAFSEKLKTELIPLNSGCIRSYLAGDALSLLPVVEKLSAFTLQYFRPMIPEKLLPLWQKGLENNLCSLKLCGSGGGGMMLGFTRDFEQTKNFLKPFSLQIVQQF; this is encoded by the coding sequence ATGATGAAGGAGTGCAAGCGGTTTTATTCGAAAATCCTGTTGTTTGGTGAGTATGCGCTTATGGCGGGTTCCGAAGCGTTGAGTATTCCTTACAGCAAGTTAGAAGGGGCGTTCGCTTTTCAGCCGCAGCAACAGACGACCCTGGATTCGAACAGCCATTTGAAAAAATATGCCGCTTATCTCAGGCAGCTTTCGCAGAAAAAACATTTTTCGGGAAAACTGGATGTTGCGCAGTTCGAGAACGATGTAAACCGCGGACTTGTCTTCAACAGCAACATCCCGTCGGGTTACGGGTTGGGCAGTTCTGGTGCGCTGGTGGCAGCGGTTTACGACCGTTACGGACGGGATAAAATTCCGGCGGACGACCAGCTTTCCAATGAAAAACTGGCTGTGCTAAAACAGACGATGGCCGAAATGGAATCGTGGTTTCATGGCAAAAGTTCCGGGCTGGATCCGTTAATTTGTTATCTGCAAAAAGCGGTGAAGGTGGAAAGCGATAACCGCCTGAAAATAGTTGATTTGCCGCATTTTGAAACGTCGTCGGGCGGCGCGGTGTTTTTGCTTGATACGGAAATGACCGGCGAAACACAACCGCTGGTCCGTTATTTTGTAAAACAATGCGAAGACCCCGCGTTTTCCGAAAAACTGAAAACGGAACTGATTCCGTTGAATTCCGGGTGCATCCGTAGCTACCTGGCGGGCGATGCCCTTTCGTTGTTACCGGTTGTGGAAAAACTTTCGGCTTTTACTTTGCAGTATTTCCGGCCCATGATTCCCGAAAAACTGTTGCCTTTGTGGCAAAAAGGACTGGAAAACAACCTCTGTTCTTTAAAACTGTGTGGCTCGGGCGGCGGCGGAATGATGCTCGGGTTTACCCGTGATTTTGAACAGACGAAAAATTTCCTGAAACCGTTTTCTCTTCAGATAGTTCAGCAATTTTAA
- the mvaD gene encoding diphosphomevalonate decarboxylase: protein MHSEPDYHHSDLRFPEAAVPSGKIAWRSPSNIALVKYWGKKPVQIPQNPSISFTLSKSRSETEVAYSPSVAGKPEMEFYFDGNRHPVFEQKTLKFFETLLDIFPFIGQLKFVIRSKNTFPHSAGIASSASGMSVLAMVLCDLERQYFGTLQNEDDFRRKASYVARLGSGSAARSVYGGLVIWGETEAVAGTSDFYGFPVNEGIDPVFQNYQDTILLVDAGQKKVSSRVGHSLMKTNPFAAERFRQAHRNLADLLKALRTGDMETFIRITESEALTLHAMMMTSQPYFLLMKPNTLQIIEKVFAFREETGLPLCFTLDAGPNVHLLYPASAKADILPFIQNELTAFLSPLGFIEDEVGNGPEKIL from the coding sequence GTGCATTCCGAACCTGATTATCATCATTCTGATCTAAGATTTCCCGAAGCGGCAGTCCCTTCCGGAAAAATCGCCTGGCGCAGTCCGTCAAACATTGCGCTGGTAAAATACTGGGGAAAAAAACCGGTACAAATTCCGCAAAACCCGTCTATCAGCTTCACGTTGAGCAAGTCGCGTTCCGAAACGGAAGTAGCCTATTCTCCGTCTGTTGCCGGAAAACCTGAGATGGAGTTTTATTTCGACGGAAACCGTCATCCGGTTTTTGAGCAAAAAACACTGAAATTCTTTGAAACGCTTTTGGATATCTTTCCTTTTATCGGTCAGTTGAAATTTGTTATCCGTTCCAAAAACACCTTTCCGCATTCTGCCGGTATTGCTTCTTCCGCCTCGGGAATGAGCGTGCTGGCCATGGTATTGTGCGATTTGGAACGTCAGTATTTCGGAACATTGCAAAATGAGGATGACTTTCGCCGCAAGGCTTCTTATGTGGCCCGTTTGGGGTCGGGCAGCGCTGCCCGGTCGGTGTACGGCGGACTGGTGATCTGGGGTGAGACCGAAGCCGTGGCCGGCACTTCCGATTTTTACGGTTTCCCGGTGAACGAAGGAATTGATCCTGTTTTTCAAAATTACCAGGATACCATTTTGCTGGTAGATGCCGGACAGAAAAAAGTTTCCAGCCGGGTAGGACACAGCCTGATGAAAACCAATCCGTTTGCTGCCGAACGTTTCCGGCAGGCTCACCGGAACCTGGCCGATTTGCTGAAAGCCCTGCGTACCGGCGATATGGAAACGTTTATCCGCATTACCGAGTCGGAAGCCCTGACGTTGCATGCCATGATGATGACTTCGCAGCCTTACTTTTTGTTGATGAAACCCAACACCCTGCAAATCATCGAAAAGGTTTTTGCTTTTCGCGAAGAAACCGGTTTGCCGCTATGTTTTACCCTCGATGCCGGCCCCAACGTGCATCTGCTTTATCCGGCTTCGGCTAAAGCAGACATCCTGCCGTTTATTCAAAACGAACTGACGGCATTTTTGAGCCCGTTGGGATTTATTGAAGATGAAGTGGGGAACGGTCCTGAAAAAATCCTGTAA
- a CDS encoding GIY-YIG nuclease family protein, producing the protein MKPIGTHNYFVYITTNQNKTVLYTGVTNNLPYRLEQHEENAKTTKTSFAGKYNCYHLIYYERFEYIQHAIDREKEIKGWVRRKKEKLINEFNPEWKFLNDEIED; encoded by the coding sequence ATGAAACCTATAGGAACCCATAACTACTTTGTATACATTACAACCAACCAAAATAAAACCGTACTTTATACCGGCGTAACCAACAATTTACCTTATCGGCTGGAACAACATGAGGAAAATGCAAAAACTACTAAAACTTCTTTTGCAGGCAAATACAATTGCTACCATCTTATTTATTATGAACGTTTTGAATATATTCAACACGCTATTGACAGGGAAAAAGAAATAAAAGGATGGGTACGACGAAAAAAGGAGAAATTAATCAATGAATTTAATCCTGAATGGAAATTTTTAAATGACGAAATTGAAGATTGA